A region from the Rhodohalobacter sp. SW132 genome encodes:
- a CDS encoding aldo/keto reductase family oxidoreductase, producing the protein MSELLEKIHPDGPEVSRVSVGMLRLPEWDYSKKELAEYIEACIELGVTTIDNADIYGEYESQPILGEMLKDNPGIRKKIQLTSKCGNVLTSENKPSHEVNHYNLTKEHIRDSVETTLKDLHTDYLDLLMLHRPSPLMVIEDVAEVLTKLVDEGKTKHVGVSNFTPRQFDWLQSYLDIPLVTNQVQASLLHTEPLFNGVFDHLQENGIKPMIWSPLNGGELFEGKEDKSVRVRIELIKLAEKYECTFDVIALGWLFQLPVQPFPVVGTSQILHIEKAVKASKMDLDRQDWFKLLEASLGEPVP; encoded by the coding sequence ATGAGTGAACTGCTCGAAAAGATCCACCCTGACGGGCCGGAAGTTTCCAGAGTATCAGTAGGAATGCTTCGGTTACCGGAATGGGATTATTCAAAAAAAGAACTCGCAGAGTATATTGAAGCCTGTATTGAACTTGGCGTCACCACCATCGATAATGCCGATATTTATGGTGAATATGAAAGTCAGCCAATTTTAGGTGAAATGCTAAAAGATAATCCCGGCATTCGCAAAAAAATTCAACTAACCAGCAAATGCGGGAATGTACTAACATCAGAAAACAAGCCCAGCCATGAGGTAAATCACTATAATCTCACGAAAGAACATATTCGTGATTCTGTTGAAACCACTTTAAAGGATCTTCATACAGACTATCTCGACCTGCTGATGCTGCACCGTCCAAGTCCGCTGATGGTGATTGAAGATGTTGCAGAAGTACTAACCAAACTGGTGGATGAGGGAAAGACGAAACATGTGGGGGTTTCTAATTTCACGCCACGCCAGTTCGACTGGCTGCAGTCGTACCTCGATATACCTTTGGTAACCAACCAGGTACAGGCCTCACTCCTTCACACTGAACCGTTATTTAACGGAGTGTTTGACCATTTGCAAGAGAATGGGATCAAGCCGATGATTTGGTCACCCCTGAATGGAGGGGAATTGTTCGAGGGCAAGGAGGATAAATCCGTTCGGGTACGGATTGAACTTATAAAACTGGCGGAGAAGTATGAGTGCACATTTGATGTAATTGCGCTTGGATGGCTGTTTCAGCTTCCGGTTCAGCCCTTCCCTGTTGTAGGAACAAGCCAGATTCTGCACATCGAAAAAGCGGTTAAAGCCAGTAAAATGGACCTTGATCGCCAGGATTGGTTCAAATTACTTGAAGCATCACTGGGCGAACCGGTGCCGTAG
- the typA gene encoding translational GTPase TypA, producing MIQDIRNIAIIAHVDHGKTTLVDQMLRQSGTFRENEQVAERVMDSGDLEKEKGITISSKNTTIVWNGTKINIVDTPGHADFGGEVERILKMVNGVILLVDAAEGPLPQTKFVLRKSLDLGYQPIVLINKIDRQDARPDAVLDMVFDLFVQLDATDEQLDFPVLYAAAIDGYAKEELEDDDVDMAPLFDKIVEHIPPPKQVMDAPFKMLVSSVDWNDYVGRIAIGRVEQGTIKTNQEIVLMDRKGTHKQKAKATKLFTFNGLNREPVEEAVAGDIFALAGYEDVEIGDTLTHISDPTPIEYFDIDQPTMAMYFRVNNSPFAGLEGDYVTSNQIKDRLNKEIRTNVSIHVEQTDNPDIFRVAGRGELQLSILIETMRREGFEFSVSRPEVLYREVDGDLHEPFEEVVIDVHSDYSNRVIDNLQKRKGIMTSMVQEGENNRIEFKVPARGLIGFRGEMLTETRGTGIMHQQFLEYGPYAGEIPGRTRGALISLEKGDVTPYALEGLQDRGNFIVEPGDPVYTGQVVGVNNRADDLVINVVKKKNLTNHRATQTSDSVKISQARKMSLEQCIEFIDNDELLEVTPKSLRIRKTHLDHNERKRAEKKKETV from the coding sequence ATGATACAGGACATTCGAAATATCGCCATTATTGCTCACGTAGATCACGGAAAAACCACACTGGTGGATCAGATGCTGCGGCAGAGCGGAACTTTCAGAGAGAACGAACAGGTTGCAGAGAGGGTCATGGACTCCGGAGATCTGGAAAAGGAGAAGGGCATTACCATCAGCTCAAAAAATACAACGATTGTGTGGAATGGTACTAAAATCAATATCGTGGATACCCCCGGTCACGCCGATTTTGGCGGTGAAGTAGAGCGTATCCTCAAAATGGTAAATGGTGTGATTCTGCTGGTGGATGCTGCGGAAGGACCTCTGCCGCAAACAAAATTTGTGCTTCGTAAATCACTCGATCTTGGGTATCAGCCAATTGTTCTGATCAACAAGATCGACCGGCAGGATGCACGTCCGGATGCCGTGCTGGACATGGTTTTTGATCTGTTTGTGCAGCTTGATGCAACGGATGAACAGCTCGATTTCCCGGTTCTTTATGCTGCCGCTATCGATGGCTATGCCAAAGAAGAGCTGGAAGATGATGATGTGGATATGGCTCCGCTGTTTGATAAAATTGTAGAGCACATCCCCCCGCCAAAACAGGTGATGGATGCTCCGTTTAAAATGCTGGTCAGCAGCGTTGACTGGAACGATTACGTGGGACGGATTGCGATTGGCCGTGTGGAGCAGGGGACCATCAAAACCAACCAGGAGATTGTTCTGATGGACCGCAAGGGTACTCACAAGCAGAAAGCCAAGGCAACAAAACTGTTTACATTTAACGGTTTGAACCGTGAACCGGTAGAAGAAGCAGTAGCAGGTGATATTTTTGCACTTGCCGGATATGAGGATGTGGAAATCGGTGATACACTGACCCATATTTCTGACCCGACTCCGATCGAATATTTTGATATCGATCAGCCGACAATGGCCATGTATTTTCGGGTCAATAACTCGCCGTTTGCGGGTCTGGAAGGCGATTATGTTACATCAAACCAGATTAAAGATCGTCTGAATAAGGAGATTCGTACCAACGTTTCAATCCATGTGGAACAGACAGACAACCCCGATATTTTTCGCGTTGCGGGAAGGGGAGAGCTTCAGCTTTCAATTTTGATTGAAACGATGCGCCGTGAAGGGTTTGAATTTTCTGTATCCCGTCCCGAAGTTCTTTACAGAGAAGTGGACGGCGATCTGCATGAGCCGTTTGAAGAAGTTGTGATCGATGTTCATTCTGATTACAGCAACAGGGTGATTGACAATCTTCAGAAGCGGAAAGGGATTATGACCTCAATGGTCCAGGAAGGTGAGAATAATCGCATTGAGTTCAAAGTTCCCGCTCGCGGACTTATTGGGTTTCGTGGTGAGATGCTCACCGAAACACGCGGCACCGGAATTATGCATCAACAGTTTTTAGAATACGGACCGTACGCAGGTGAGATTCCCGGACGCACACGCGGCGCGCTAATCTCACTGGAGAAAGGCGACGTAACACCCTACGCTCTTGAGGGACTTCAGGATCGCGGCAACTTCATCGTAGAACCAGGCGATCCGGTCTACACGGGTCAGGTTGTGGGAGTGAATAACCGTGCGGATGATCTGGTAATTAACGTGGTGAAGAAGAAAAACCTCACAAACCATCGTGCCACGCAAACCTCCGATTCGGTTAAAATTTCACAGGCACGAAAGATGAGTCTCGAACAGTGCATCGAATTTATCGACAACGATGAATTGCTTGAAGTAACCCCTAAAAGCCTGAGAATCCGGAAAACGCACCTGGATCACAACGAAAGAAAAAGAGCTGAGAAAAAGAAGGAGACGGTTTAA